The following are encoded together in the Streptomyces rapamycinicus NRRL 5491 genome:
- a CDS encoding helix-turn-helix transcriptional regulator, translating to MGHSEPEIKGFLNARRAALDPAELGLPEGVVRRRVRGLRREEVAQRAGISVDYYTRIEQGRAPAVSDSVVDGLARALRLTPSEHTYLRNITLPRRRAGEPDLDPRPRVRPEIQQLLNAMDGTIPAYVYGPAMDVLAWNTLGTRLGIDYAAIPEERRNGPLLVFLDPRMREIHPNWAEIADDTVAGLRAETGRHPGSSRVCRVTHELLERSEEFRRRWEAQAVQERTRGVKRFRHPEAGELVLRFEAFVLPADPGQMLCTYTADEGSATAEALKVLAGAAAVA from the coding sequence ATGGGCCATTCCGAACCGGAGATCAAGGGGTTTCTCAATGCGCGCCGCGCCGCGCTCGACCCGGCCGAGCTGGGGCTGCCGGAGGGGGTCGTCCGGCGCCGGGTGCGCGGTCTGCGCCGCGAGGAGGTCGCTCAGCGGGCTGGGATCAGCGTCGACTACTACACCCGTATCGAGCAGGGCCGGGCCCCGGCCGTCTCGGACTCGGTGGTCGACGGACTGGCGCGGGCGCTGCGGCTGACCCCGTCCGAGCACACCTATCTGCGCAACATCACCCTGCCCCGGCGGCGCGCCGGGGAGCCCGACCTCGATCCGCGGCCGCGGGTGCGGCCGGAGATCCAGCAGCTGCTGAACGCGATGGACGGCACCATCCCGGCCTACGTCTACGGACCGGCGATGGACGTCCTGGCCTGGAACACCCTCGGCACCCGGCTCGGCATCGACTACGCCGCGATCCCCGAGGAGCGGCGCAACGGCCCGCTGCTGGTCTTTCTCGACCCCCGGATGCGGGAGATCCATCCGAACTGGGCCGAGATCGCCGATGACACGGTGGCGGGGCTGCGTGCGGAGACCGGCCGCCACCCGGGCAGTTCGCGGGTGTGCCGGGTGACCCATGAGCTGCTGGAGCGGAGCGAGGAGTTCCGGCGGCGGTGGGAGGCGCAGGCGGTGCAGGAGCGGACGCGGGGCGTCAAGCGGTTCCGGCATCCGGAGGCGGGGGAGCTGGTGCTGCGGTTCGAGGCGTTCGTGCTGCCCGCGGATCCGGGGCAGATGCTGTGCACGTACACGGCGGACGAGGGGTCGGCGACGGCGGAGGCGCTGAAGGTGCTGGCGGGCGCGGCGGCGGTGGCCTGA
- a CDS encoding APC family permease, which translates to MSGTEGGFVRRIGLFQSTAINMSQMCGIGPFVTIPLMVAAFGGPQAVIGFVAGAVLALADGLIWAELGASLPGAGGSYVYLRQAFQYRSGKLMPFLFVWTAMLFIPLIMSTGVVGLVQYLGYLWPDMTQTQGDLVGLGVIVLVIGLLWRGVEHIARITAVMWCVMIASVVLVIVAAFSHFDAGQAFTYPDHAFELTSGHFWTGFAAGLTIGIYDYLGYNTAAYMGAEIKDPGRTLPRAIVTSIAGIMGIYLLLQIGTLGVVDWHEMTDPDSVAAQSVASAVLEETWGKGAADVVTVLILITAFASVFAGLLGGSRVPYDAARDRVFFRPFGTLHPRHRFPVLGLATMGVVTAIGFLIGRHTDLATLIQLLTTVMVIVQALAQVVAVTVLRRRQPGLRRPYRMWLYPLPSVVALVGWLVIYGYADKNSPGRHPIEWSLAWVAAGCVAFVLWARLEKVWPFGPKEVSEEYAAGADPDTEGGTRGTANALGGTGNGPDGPDGAVSPGAPPPPTAP; encoded by the coding sequence ATGTCCGGCACCGAGGGCGGATTCGTCCGCCGTATCGGCCTGTTCCAGTCGACCGCCATCAACATGAGCCAGATGTGCGGCATCGGGCCGTTCGTCACCATCCCCCTCATGGTCGCCGCCTTCGGCGGACCACAGGCCGTCATCGGCTTCGTCGCGGGCGCGGTGCTCGCGCTCGCCGACGGGCTGATCTGGGCCGAACTGGGCGCCTCGCTGCCCGGGGCCGGGGGCAGCTATGTGTATCTGCGTCAGGCGTTCCAGTACCGCAGCGGCAAGCTGATGCCGTTCCTGTTCGTCTGGACGGCGATGCTGTTCATTCCGCTGATCATGTCCACGGGTGTGGTCGGTCTGGTGCAGTATCTGGGCTATCTGTGGCCGGATATGACGCAGACCCAGGGCGATCTGGTCGGCCTCGGCGTCATCGTCCTGGTCATCGGGCTGCTGTGGCGGGGTGTCGAGCACATCGCCCGGATCACGGCCGTCATGTGGTGCGTGATGATCGCCTCCGTGGTCCTGGTCATCGTGGCGGCCTTCAGCCACTTCGACGCGGGGCAGGCGTTCACCTATCCGGACCACGCCTTCGAGCTGACCAGCGGTCACTTCTGGACCGGGTTCGCCGCGGGCCTGACCATCGGCATCTACGACTACCTCGGCTACAACACCGCCGCGTACATGGGCGCCGAGATCAAGGACCCCGGCCGCACCCTGCCGCGGGCGATCGTCACCTCGATCGCCGGGATCATGGGGATCTATCTGCTGCTGCAGATCGGCACCCTCGGCGTCGTCGACTGGCACGAGATGACCGACCCCGACTCGGTGGCCGCCCAGTCCGTCGCCTCGGCGGTGCTGGAGGAGACCTGGGGGAAGGGCGCGGCCGACGTCGTCACCGTGCTCATCCTCATCACGGCCTTCGCGTCCGTCTTCGCCGGGCTGCTGGGCGGCTCCCGGGTGCCGTACGACGCCGCCCGCGACCGGGTCTTCTTCCGGCCGTTCGGCACGCTCCACCCGCGCCATCGCTTCCCCGTGCTGGGCCTGGCCACGATGGGTGTCGTGACGGCGATCGGCTTCCTGATCGGCCGCCACACCGATCTGGCCACGCTCATCCAGCTGCTGACCACGGTCATGGTGATCGTGCAGGCCCTGGCGCAGGTCGTCGCCGTCACGGTGCTGCGCCGCCGCCAGCCCGGCCTTCGGCGGCCGTACCGGATGTGGCTCTATCCGCTGCCGAGCGTGGTGGCGCTGGTGGGCTGGCTGGTGATCTACGGCTACGCGGACAAGAACTCCCCCGGGCGGCATCCCATCGAATGGTCGCTCGCCTGGGTCGCGGCGGGGTGTGTGGCGTTCGTGCTGTGGGCGCGGCTGGAGAAGGTGTGGCCGTTCGGACCGAAGGAGGTCAGCGAGGAGTACGCGGCGGGGGCCGACCCCGACACGGAGGGCGGCACCCGGGGCACCGCGAACGCCCTGGGCGGCACGGGGAACGGCCCGGATGGCCCGGACGGCGCCGTCAGCCCCGGGGCGCCACCGCCTCCCACCGCACCGTGA
- a CDS encoding class I SAM-dependent methyltransferase has product MPARVPPPSRPIGSATRGTTNPNRLRRMDRWIAAAHGPALRRAADAPVAVDLGYGAAPWTAVELLDRLRTVRAGARVVGVEIDPGRVLAARPYEREGLTFAHGGFEVPLPGGARPALIRAANVLRQYEEGEVAAVWRRLCARLAPGGLLVEGTCDEIGRRHVWVALDASGPRTVTFATRLGSLERPSDLAERLPKALIHRNVPGEPVHTFLRDFDRAWAAAAPYAPLSARQRWIRSAQTLRAEGWPLTDGPRRWRQGEVTVRWEAVAPRG; this is encoded by the coding sequence ATGCCCGCCCGCGTTCCCCCGCCGTCCCGCCCGATCGGTTCGGCGACCCGCGGGACCACCAACCCCAACCGGCTGCGCCGGATGGACCGGTGGATCGCGGCGGCGCACGGGCCCGCGCTGCGCCGCGCCGCGGACGCGCCGGTGGCGGTGGATCTGGGCTACGGGGCGGCTCCGTGGACCGCCGTCGAACTGCTGGACCGGCTCCGGACCGTACGGGCCGGGGCCCGTGTCGTCGGGGTCGAGATCGACCCCGGGCGCGTGCTCGCCGCGCGGCCGTACGAGCGCGAGGGGCTCACCTTCGCGCACGGCGGCTTCGAGGTGCCGCTGCCCGGCGGGGCCCGCCCGGCGCTCATCCGGGCGGCCAATGTGCTGCGGCAGTACGAGGAGGGCGAGGTCGCCGCCGTGTGGCGGCGGCTGTGCGCCCGGCTGGCGCCCGGCGGACTGCTGGTGGAGGGCACCTGCGACGAGATCGGGCGGCGGCACGTATGGGTCGCGCTGGACGCGTCGGGCCCGCGCACCGTGACCTTCGCGACCCGCCTCGGCTCCCTGGAACGCCCCTCCGACCTGGCCGAACGGCTCCCCAAGGCGCTGATCCACCGCAATGTGCCGGGCGAGCCGGTGCACACCTTCCTGCGCGACTTCGACCGCGCCTGGGCGGCCGCCGCCCCGTACGCGCCGCTCAGCGCGCGTCAGCGCTGGATACGCAGCGCCCAGACGCTGCGCGCCGAGGGCTGGCCGCTCACCGACGGCCCGCGGCGCTGGCGCCAGGGCGAGGTCACGGTGCGGTGGGAGGCGGTGGCGCCCCGGGGCTGA
- the mshA gene encoding D-inositol-3-phosphate glycosyltransferase, translated as MSQHASRLGGLRGLSHIPFGAPSHQRLRRVPRRPRRIAMLSVHTSPLHQPGTGDAGGMNVYIVELARRLAAIDIEVEIFTRATTAALPPAVELAPGVLVRHVDAGPYEGLAKEDLPAQLCAFTHGVMQAWAGHRPGHYDLVHSHYWLSGHVGWLAAERWGVPLVHAMHTMAKVKNAALAAGDTPEPAARVIGEQQIVRAADRLIANTVEEAEELVRHYEAARDLVAVVHPGVNLDRFRPADGRAAARARLGLPADALIPLFAGRIQPLKAPDILLHAVAHLLEEDPSLRERMVVPVVGGPSGSGLAKPEGLHKLAARLGICDVVRFRPPCAQDELADWYRAASVLVMPSYSESFGLVAIEAQACGTSVVAASVGGLPVAVRDGVSGTLIDGHDPADYARALRPFVQDPGRADRMGAAAARHAQSFGWDTAAAATAEVYTEAMRERRRLRSAHG; from the coding sequence GTGAGCCAGCACGCGTCCCGGCTCGGCGGCCTGCGAGGCCTGTCCCACATACCGTTCGGCGCCCCGTCCCACCAGCGGCTTCGCCGCGTTCCACGGCGGCCGCGGCGGATCGCGATGCTCAGCGTCCACACCTCGCCGCTGCATCAGCCCGGCACCGGCGACGCCGGTGGCATGAACGTCTACATCGTGGAGCTGGCCAGGCGCCTGGCCGCCATCGACATCGAGGTGGAGATCTTCACCCGGGCCACCACCGCCGCGCTGCCCCCGGCCGTCGAGCTCGCCCCCGGGGTGCTCGTCCGGCACGTGGACGCGGGGCCCTACGAGGGTCTGGCCAAGGAGGATCTCCCGGCGCAGCTGTGCGCGTTCACCCACGGCGTCATGCAGGCGTGGGCCGGGCACCGGCCGGGCCACTACGACCTCGTCCACTCCCACTACTGGCTCTCCGGCCACGTCGGCTGGCTGGCCGCCGAGCGCTGGGGAGTGCCGCTGGTGCACGCCATGCACACCATGGCCAAGGTCAAGAACGCCGCGCTGGCGGCGGGCGACACCCCCGAGCCCGCGGCCCGCGTCATCGGCGAGCAGCAGATCGTCCGTGCCGCCGACCGGCTGATCGCCAACACCGTCGAGGAGGCGGAGGAGCTGGTGCGCCACTACGAGGCGGCGCGCGACCTGGTGGCGGTCGTCCACCCCGGGGTGAACCTAGACCGCTTCCGGCCCGCCGACGGCCGCGCCGCCGCCCGGGCCCGGCTGGGGCTCCCGGCCGACGCGCTGATACCCCTCTTCGCCGGGCGCATACAGCCGCTCAAGGCGCCCGACATCCTGCTGCACGCCGTCGCCCACCTCCTGGAGGAGGACCCCTCGCTGCGCGAGCGCATGGTCGTGCCCGTGGTGGGCGGCCCCAGCGGCAGCGGCCTGGCCAAGCCCGAGGGGCTGCACAAGCTGGCGGCGCGGCTCGGGATCTGCGATGTGGTCCGGTTCCGGCCGCCCTGTGCGCAGGACGAGCTCGCGGACTGGTACCGGGCGGCGTCCGTGCTGGTCATGCCGTCGTACAGCGAGTCGTTCGGCCTGGTGGCCATCGAGGCGCAGGCGTGCGGCACCTCGGTCGTCGCCGCCTCGGTGGGCGGTCTGCCGGTGGCCGTACGGGACGGGGTCAGCGGCACGCTGATCGACGGCCACGACCCCGCCGACTACGCCCGCGCCCTGCGCCCCTTCGTACAGGACCCGGGGCGGGCGGACCGGATGGGCGCGGCGGCGGCCCGGCACGCCCAGTCCTTCGGGTGGGACACGGCCGCCGCGGCCACGGCGGAGGTGTACACGGAGGCGATGCGCGAGCGGCGTCGCCTACGATCGGCCCATGGCTGA
- a CDS encoding YbjN domain-containing protein → MADADRKAGTTADADRKADTASGGGPRAVIERTLNDAELEWESPEAGTYVITLPGTRKLSTTCSLRVGRHSLSVNAFVVRHPDENHEAVHRWLLERNTRLYGVSYAIDSLGDIYLVGKLPLAAVTPEEVDRLLGTVLENADGSFNTLLEMGFATAIRKEYAWRTSRGESTRNLEAFSSLTRDAAK, encoded by the coding sequence ATGGCCGATGCCGACCGTAAGGCCGGCACCACGGCCGATGCCGACCGTAAGGCCGACACCGCCTCCGGGGGCGGCCCGCGGGCCGTCATCGAGCGGACGCTGAACGACGCCGAACTGGAGTGGGAGAGCCCGGAGGCCGGCACCTACGTCATCACGCTCCCGGGCACCCGCAAGCTGTCGACCACCTGCTCACTGCGGGTCGGCCGGCACTCCCTCTCGGTCAACGCCTTCGTCGTCCGCCACCCGGACGAGAACCACGAGGCGGTCCACCGCTGGCTGCTGGAGCGCAACACCCGGCTGTACGGGGTGAGTTACGCGATCGACTCGCTCGGCGACATCTACCTGGTGGGCAAGCTGCCGCTCGCGGCCGTCACCCCGGAGGAAGTGGACCGGCTGCTCGGCACGGTGCTGGAGAACGCGGACGGCAGCTTCAACACGCTGCTGGAGATGGGGTTCGCCACGGCCATTCGCAAGGAGTACGCATGGCGTACCTCGCGTGGCGAATCGACCCGGAATCTTGAGGCGTTCAGCAGTCTGACCCGGGACGCGGCGAAGTGA
- a CDS encoding glycosyl hydrolase family 28-related protein: MGTEIGRRQLLGGAMGLAAGATLLGAGTPLLTATDAAAAAAPGTPGGARTSGGAGTSGGARTSALWREFRAHPYTHPQIPYVGRAGYLGGRTSFPRLPVVADVRAFGARPDGSADAAPAINRAIAAAGRRGGGTVLVPPGTYRVDDVIRLGYNNVVLRGAGSGRTTLHATRDLTELIGPYGSRYGGNKSSWSWAGGLIWICPDARWRTLTDAIRAQAWPFEGWTGNRRDEWHTLTDVAAPARRGDWTVTVEDPSALRRGDRVLFQLTDDDSHSLLAHMAGDVEGAADYVWTDKTKLTSYVPYEWPCRVVAVDRRRRRVTLDRPLPLDARPGWKPRFTTLVRPVTGSGVEGITLDVVETPQSQHLLDKGYNGVALQCAWDCWVDDVTVSNVDNGFLLVAAKACTLRRTRVTGRGSHHPYCCREGSHDNLVEDFVLAQRTVPAPAGTQLHGINVEGLSSYNVWSRGRMEMGTFDTHRGMPFANVRTEITVDNTGSHGGDASAGPLYGARFAHWNVTVTNQRAGCVKIDDIAPYSATVGISEVRQFGQIDVPDFTGPLHSRIESYGHPEAVHPRNLYEAQRALR; the protein is encoded by the coding sequence ATGGGCACGGAGATCGGCAGAAGGCAGTTGCTCGGCGGTGCGATGGGACTGGCGGCGGGCGCCACGCTCCTGGGGGCGGGGACCCCGCTCCTGACCGCCACGGACGCGGCGGCGGCCGCCGCACCGGGTACGCCGGGCGGGGCCCGTACATCCGGCGGGGCGGGCACGTCCGGCGGGGCCCGTACGTCCGCCCTCTGGCGTGAGTTCCGCGCCCATCCGTACACCCACCCCCAGATCCCCTACGTCGGCCGCGCCGGATACCTCGGTGGCCGCACGAGCTTCCCCCGCCTGCCCGTCGTCGCGGACGTCCGCGCCTTCGGCGCCCGGCCGGACGGCTCCGCGGACGCCGCCCCCGCGATCAACCGCGCCATCGCCGCCGCCGGTCGCCGCGGTGGCGGCACGGTGCTGGTGCCGCCCGGGACGTACCGCGTGGACGACGTCATCCGCCTCGGCTACAACAACGTCGTACTGCGCGGCGCCGGCAGCGGCCGTACCACCCTCCACGCGACCCGCGACCTCACCGAGCTGATCGGCCCGTACGGCAGCCGCTACGGCGGCAACAAGTCGTCCTGGTCCTGGGCCGGCGGGCTCATCTGGATCTGCCCGGACGCCCGCTGGCGCACCCTCACCGATGCGATCCGGGCCCAGGCGTGGCCGTTCGAGGGCTGGACCGGCAACCGGCGCGACGAGTGGCACACCCTTACCGATGTCGCCGCCCCCGCCCGCCGCGGCGACTGGACGGTGACCGTCGAGGACCCGTCCGCCCTGCGCCGCGGCGACCGCGTGCTGTTCCAACTCACCGATGACGACAGCCACTCGCTGCTGGCCCATATGGCCGGTGATGTCGAGGGCGCCGCCGACTACGTCTGGACCGACAAGACCAAGCTCACCTCGTACGTCCCCTACGAGTGGCCGTGTCGCGTCGTCGCCGTCGACCGGCGGCGCCGCCGGGTGACCCTCGACCGCCCGCTGCCACTCGACGCCCGGCCCGGCTGGAAGCCCCGGTTCACCACGCTGGTGCGCCCGGTCACCGGCTCCGGGGTCGAGGGCATCACCCTCGATGTCGTCGAGACCCCGCAGTCGCAGCACCTGCTGGACAAGGGGTACAACGGCGTCGCGCTGCAGTGCGCGTGGGACTGCTGGGTGGACGACGTGACCGTCAGCAACGTCGACAACGGCTTCCTGCTCGTCGCCGCCAAGGCGTGCACCCTGCGCCGCACCCGGGTGACGGGCCGCGGCAGCCATCATCCTTACTGCTGCCGCGAGGGCTCGCACGACAACCTCGTGGAGGACTTCGTGCTGGCCCAGCGCACCGTCCCGGCCCCCGCGGGGACACAGCTGCACGGGATCAACGTGGAGGGGCTGTCCAGCTACAACGTCTGGTCGCGCGGCCGGATGGAGATGGGCACCTTCGACACCCACCGCGGAATGCCCTTCGCCAACGTCCGTACGGAGATCACCGTGGACAACACGGGGTCGCACGGCGGCGACGCGAGCGCCGGTCCGCTCTACGGAGCGCGGTTCGCCCACTGGAACGTCACGGTCACCAATCAGCGGGCCGGGTGCGTAAAGATCGACGACATCGCGCCGTACAGCGCGACCGTCGGGATCAGCGAGGTCCGGCAGTTCGGCCAGATCGACGTCCCGGACTTCACCGGCCCGCTCCACTCCCGTATCGAGTCCTATGGCCACCCGGAGGCGGTCCACCCCCGCAACCTGTACGAGGCGCAGCGCGCACTTCGCTGA
- a CDS encoding RNA polymerase sigma factor, with amino-acid sequence MGDVIRRLAVRSGERLRARTLAELVNRTEPGAYIEAMRRWPEVRACASPEAWVTTTMRRKLSRDGRRWWFRWKPAEMSVPAATTASVEETAEALAALRALGTLPPRQRQVVVMHSLEGMSYQAISAELGISVGSVGSNLHKARARLSLLLDVSPELGRATDRLLTRTPEDPLSVTLYGAAEWLSAGFRGEGRASRGGGGGRGGVRDDGWDDARGVGHDAQGDGVPRVKPPDGDANRARGDCPNVAPNVAPNRVGDGIRGRR; translated from the coding sequence ATGGGAGATGTCATCCGCCGGCTGGCGGTGCGCTCGGGCGAACGGCTCCGAGCGCGCACGCTGGCCGAGTTGGTGAACAGAACGGAGCCGGGCGCGTACATCGAGGCGATGCGCCGCTGGCCCGAGGTCAGGGCGTGTGCCTCGCCCGAGGCATGGGTGACCACCACCATGCGGCGCAAGCTCTCGCGGGACGGGCGGCGCTGGTGGTTCCGCTGGAAGCCCGCCGAGATGAGCGTCCCGGCCGCCACGACCGCGAGCGTGGAGGAGACCGCCGAGGCGCTGGCCGCCCTGCGCGCCCTGGGCACGCTGCCGCCACGCCAGCGCCAGGTGGTCGTCATGCACTCGCTCGAGGGCATGAGCTACCAGGCCATCTCCGCCGAGCTGGGCATCTCCGTCGGCAGCGTCGGCAGCAACCTCCACAAGGCCCGCGCCCGGCTGAGCCTGCTGCTCGACGTCTCCCCGGAGCTGGGCCGCGCGACCGACCGCCTCCTGACCCGCACCCCGGAGGACCCGCTGAGCGTGACCCTGTACGGGGCCGCGGAGTGGCTGTCGGCCGGGTTCAGGGGCGAGGGCCGGGCGTCGCGGGGCGGGGGCGGAGGCCGCGGCGGGGTGCGCGACGACGGCTGGGATGATGCCCGTGGCGTCGGCCACGACGCGCAGGGGGACGGCGTCCCCCGAGTGAAGCCGCCCGACGGCGACGCGAACCGCGCCCGCGGCGATTGCCCGAACGTCGCCCCGAACGTCGCCCCGAACCGCGTCGGCGACGGCATCCGGGGGCGTCGATGA
- a CDS encoding M48 family metallopeptidase — protein sequence MISAARALLATARALLALALLAVFYALVAAMVLLWAAFLAAALWTAGTPEATTPPTTVVTACAALAPIVFGMVWAVIRTARPATPREDAVTVTRRGAPELWRTVEELALDVGTRPPGHIKLTAEANASVTEDAPLLGLAPGRRVLYLGLPLLDGLSPAELRAVLAHELGHFSGRHSRFGAVAHRGAAGLVAARQAIQDASAANDLVRLYAGLPLLLLGLYTHVFRWLTRPVRRRQELEADREAARVAGPGAVADALCSTAALDAAWQEFLADFLAPMRRATGRIPDDPFRAFAHMVEAPELREPMAALRARAVERPADRDDAHPALAVRLERLSRPPAQEPGAEPFPSPQPLSAQPRYAVALGRVLLSGPDTGTRVPWRDWLTELAEHRATRILTPLAEAVRAVEETEGMGWTKAEPGGEPERLTIHRVLRLLDGGRRMPLARALSARLPAGERMPRGDQTEQDPLAPLAGALAVLIGAQLVAQGTAYWAMNWTGPSILVPPDGIAPDTIRTWADTAVRLPGQTQRLGLHLAALGVDERAPLPYTGPAGNTKARRVSIAPGPTGPARRRITAVRALALTVLLGMTGLTFVLWVNRDEPSYPGTPVTRWNDRYQPGGGTGTDPTPFPIPLPTYQRPTFPAWPTPPTYRLPTRSVPSIHIEPIIPRSTP from the coding sequence ATGATCTCCGCCGCCCGCGCGCTCCTCGCCACCGCCCGCGCGCTCCTCGCCCTCGCCCTGCTCGCCGTCTTCTACGCGCTGGTCGCGGCCATGGTGCTGCTCTGGGCGGCCTTCCTCGCGGCGGCCTTATGGACCGCGGGAACGCCGGAGGCCACGACGCCGCCCACCACTGTCGTCACCGCCTGCGCCGCGCTCGCGCCCATCGTCTTCGGCATGGTGTGGGCGGTGATCCGCACCGCCCGCCCCGCCACCCCGCGCGAGGACGCGGTGACGGTGACCCGGCGCGGGGCGCCGGAGTTATGGCGCACGGTCGAGGAGCTGGCCCTCGACGTCGGCACCCGGCCGCCCGGCCACATCAAGCTGACCGCCGAGGCCAACGCCTCCGTCACCGAGGACGCACCGCTCCTCGGCCTCGCCCCCGGCCGACGCGTCCTCTACCTCGGACTGCCCCTGCTGGACGGACTGTCGCCCGCCGAACTGCGCGCCGTCCTCGCGCATGAGCTGGGCCACTTCTCCGGCCGTCACAGCCGCTTCGGCGCGGTCGCCCACCGGGGCGCGGCGGGGCTGGTCGCCGCCCGGCAGGCGATCCAGGACGCGTCGGCCGCGAACGACCTGGTGCGGCTGTACGCGGGCCTGCCGCTGCTGCTGCTCGGTCTCTACACCCACGTCTTCCGCTGGCTCACCCGCCCGGTCCGGCGGCGGCAGGAGCTGGAGGCCGACCGCGAGGCGGCGCGGGTGGCCGGTCCGGGTGCCGTCGCCGACGCCCTGTGCTCCACGGCGGCGCTGGACGCGGCGTGGCAGGAGTTCCTCGCGGACTTCCTCGCCCCGATGCGCCGGGCGACGGGGCGGATCCCCGACGATCCGTTCCGCGCCTTCGCCCATATGGTCGAGGCGCCCGAACTACGGGAGCCGATGGCCGCGTTGCGCGCCCGCGCCGTCGAGCGGCCCGCGGACCGCGACGACGCGCATCCGGCCCTGGCCGTCCGGCTGGAACGGCTGTCGCGCCCGCCCGCGCAGGAGCCCGGGGCCGAACCCTTCCCCTCCCCACAACCGCTCTCCGCACAGCCGCGGTACGCGGTCGCGCTGGGCCGCGTCCTGCTCTCCGGGCCGGACACGGGCACGAGGGTGCCCTGGCGGGACTGGCTCACCGAACTGGCGGAGCACCGCGCGACACGGATCCTGACCCCGCTGGCGGAGGCGGTACGCGCGGTGGAGGAGACGGAGGGGATGGGATGGACGAAGGCGGAGCCGGGCGGGGAGCCGGAGAGGCTGACGATCCACCGAGTGCTGCGACTGCTGGACGGCGGCCGTCGCATGCCGCTGGCCCGCGCGCTGAGCGCCCGGCTGCCCGCGGGCGAGCGAATGCCCCGTGGCGATCAGACCGAACAGGACCCGCTCGCCCCCCTGGCCGGGGCCCTGGCCGTACTGATCGGGGCGCAGCTGGTAGCGCAGGGGACCGCGTACTGGGCCATGAACTGGACCGGCCCCAGCATCCTCGTACCGCCCGACGGCATCGCCCCCGACACGATCCGCACCTGGGCCGACACCGCCGTACGACTCCCCGGCCAGACCCAGCGGCTGGGGCTGCACCTGGCCGCCCTGGGCGTGGACGAACGCGCACCCCTGCCGTACACCGGCCCAGCGGGCAACACGAAAGCGCGACGGGTCAGCATCGCCCCCGGGCCCACCGGCCCCGCACGCCGACGCATCACCGCCGTACGGGCGCTGGCGCTCACCGTGCTGCTGGGGATGACGGGGCTGACGTTCGTCCTATGGGTGAACCGGGACGAGCCGAGCTACCCCGGAACACCGGTGACCCGCTGGAACGACCGCTACCAGCCGGGTGGCGGGACGGGAACGGACCCCACTCCGTTCCCCATTCCGCTCCCGACGTACCAGCGGCCCACTTTCCCGGCCTGGCCGACGCCCCCGACGTACCGATTGCCCACACGCTCAGTGCCGAGCATCCACATCGAGCCGATCATCCCGAGATCCACGCCTTGA